In a genomic window of Salegentibacter salegens:
- a CDS encoding SulP family inorganic anion transporter, whose translation MFKHLNKDFPASIVVFFVAIPLCLGIALASGAPLFAGLIAGMVGGIVVGSISNSQLGVSGPAAGLAVIVLGAIQSLGSYEIFLVAVVIAGLLQIVMGALKAGIIGYYFPSSVIKGMLAGIGITIAISQIPNVLGFSSDLEIFSIDGGIGSAFGKIANNLHYGSILITLVALAILLLWEKVLTKKSKLFSIVPGPLVAVAMGVVYYIVVDGPAFGIQDFQLVTVPVPDSAASFFGQFSMPNFAEIANSEVWIVAITIAIVASLETLLSVEAIDKIDPLKRTTNTNRELYAQGAGNMISGLIGGLPVTQVIVRSSTNAQSGGRTKLSAILHGFLILFSIIAIPTVLNMIPLAVLAAVLLLVGYKLAKPALFKQMFKLGKGQFLPFIITILGVVFLDLLMGIGLGLAVGIGVILINSYKNSHFLHKEGYDVNDGQYKITLAEELSFLNKGAILRELNEIPDNSTVILDVRKTRVLDYDVLEILDEFAVKAKRKDITIKLLSGKGEVTNPDSFRRYFGLDVPL comes from the coding sequence ATGTTTAAACATCTTAATAAAGATTTCCCGGCAAGTATTGTAGTATTTTTTGTAGCCATTCCGTTGTGTTTGGGAATTGCACTTGCCAGTGGAGCCCCATTGTTTGCCGGTTTAATTGCCGGTATGGTTGGAGGTATAGTTGTAGGGAGTATTTCAAATTCTCAATTAGGGGTAAGTGGTCCTGCTGCCGGCCTTGCAGTTATTGTTTTAGGAGCCATTCAATCACTTGGTAGCTATGAAATATTCCTGGTTGCCGTTGTAATAGCCGGGCTTCTTCAAATTGTAATGGGAGCTTTAAAAGCCGGTATTATTGGGTATTATTTCCCTTCATCGGTAATTAAGGGTATGCTCGCCGGTATAGGTATTACCATTGCTATTTCACAAATTCCAAACGTCCTGGGCTTTTCCAGTGATTTAGAAATTTTCTCTATCGACGGCGGAATTGGTTCTGCATTTGGTAAAATAGCTAATAACCTTCATTATGGTAGTATATTAATCACTCTTGTTGCCCTGGCAATCTTACTATTGTGGGAAAAAGTGCTTACAAAAAAGAGCAAATTATTCAGCATTGTTCCAGGACCTCTAGTAGCCGTTGCTATGGGGGTAGTTTACTATATTGTAGTAGATGGTCCTGCTTTTGGGATCCAGGATTTTCAATTAGTAACCGTACCTGTACCAGATAGTGCTGCCTCTTTCTTTGGGCAATTTTCTATGCCTAACTTTGCTGAGATCGCTAATTCTGAAGTATGGATTGTTGCAATAACCATTGCCATTGTTGCCAGTTTAGAAACTTTATTAAGTGTTGAAGCCATAGATAAAATAGACCCTTTAAAAAGAACCACAAACACCAACCGTGAGCTTTATGCACAGGGAGCTGGTAATATGATATCTGGACTTATCGGTGGTTTGCCGGTTACACAGGTAATTGTAAGGAGTTCTACCAATGCACAATCTGGTGGTAGAACAAAATTGTCTGCCATTTTACACGGTTTTCTTATCCTTTTCTCCATTATCGCTATTCCAACAGTCTTAAATATGATTCCTTTGGCCGTACTTGCCGCAGTTCTTCTGCTGGTAGGTTACAAGTTGGCTAAACCGGCTTTATTCAAGCAAATGTTTAAATTAGGAAAAGGGCAATTTCTTCCTTTTATAATTACCATTCTTGGTGTTGTATTTTTAGATCTTTTAATGGGTATAGGACTTGGACTTGCAGTAGGTATTGGGGTTATTTTAATTAATAGCTACAAAAACTCTCACTTTCTGCATAAAGAAGGGTACGATGTTAATGATGGCCAGTACAAGATTACTCTCGCAGAAGAGCTATCTTTCTTAAACAAAGGCGCCATTCTAAGAGAATTAAATGAAATCCCTGATAACTCTACGGTAATTCTTGATGTAAGAAAAACCAGGGTGCTGGATTATGATGTTTTAGAAATTTTAGATGAATTCGCTGTAAAAGCAAAACGTAAGGATATCACCATTAAACTATTGTCCGGTAAAGGGGAAGTGACAAACCCTGATAGTTTCAGGAGATACTTTGGCTTAGATGTTCCGCTTTAA
- a CDS encoding CvpA family protein has protein sequence MNTVDIVLALILLYGLVRGFFRGLLAEIASLVGIVAGIYGAIHFSHILSDFFSENMNWDSDYVNLIAFAITFVLIVFLISLAGKILTKMAGFAALGIVNKLLGAAFGLLKMAFLASVVIMFFGATNEEIDLVSEESLEESKLYAPVKTIAPAILPSIIREARERDILNEENDFFGNKKEEV, from the coding sequence ATGAACACAGTAGATATTGTCCTGGCTTTAATCCTGCTTTACGGACTCGTTAGAGGTTTTTTTAGAGGCCTACTGGCCGAAATTGCTTCCCTGGTAGGTATTGTAGCCGGTATTTATGGGGCCATTCATTTTTCGCATATTTTAAGCGATTTCTTTTCTGAAAATATGAATTGGGATTCAGATTATGTTAACCTTATCGCTTTCGCCATCACTTTTGTGCTTATTGTTTTTCTAATCTCCCTTGCCGGAAAGATTTTAACTAAAATGGCCGGTTTTGCCGCCCTTGGCATTGTGAATAAATTGCTTGGCGCTGCTTTTGGCTTATTAAAAATGGCGTTTTTAGCGAGTGTGGTTATTATGTTTTTTGGCGCTACAAACGAAGAAATAGATTTGGTAAGTGAAGAAAGCCTGGAGGAATCTAAATTATATGCTCCTGTAAAAACTATAGCTCCGGCAATACTCCCTTCTATTATAAGAGAAGCCAGAGAAAGGGATATATTAAATGAAGAAAATGATTTCTTCGGAAATAAAAAAGAGGAAGTCTAA
- a CDS encoding NAD(P)H-dependent glycerol-3-phosphate dehydrogenase, with amino-acid sequence MDKSPKFAVIGGGSWATAIVKMLSENVDTIYWYMRSTYAIEHIKRQEHNPNYLSSVEFDNDQLELSSDINKTIAAADYIIFAIPSAFLKRELDALTVSLEDKIIFSAIKGIVPESSLIVGEHFEEFHHVPADNIGVITGPCHAEEVALERLSYLTIACTDEEKAKIVAKNLDSEYIKCKISDDVTGTEYAAMLKNIYAIAAGIAHGLGYGDNFQSVLMSNAIKEMKRFIKKVHSMKRNINDSAYLGDLLVTGYSVFSRNRMFGNMIGKGYTVKSAQMEMSMIAEGYYATESAYKINKDKGAKTPIINAVYGILYEGKNPKKVIKKLAEKLT; translated from the coding sequence CAAAGTTTGCCGTAATTGGCGGCGGTAGCTGGGCTACTGCAATAGTAAAAATGCTAAGTGAAAATGTAGATACCATTTATTGGTATATGCGTAGCACCTACGCTATTGAGCATATTAAAAGACAAGAGCATAACCCTAATTACCTTAGCTCTGTTGAATTTGATAACGATCAATTAGAACTAAGCAGTGATATTAATAAAACAATTGCAGCTGCCGATTATATTATTTTCGCTATCCCATCGGCGTTTTTAAAGCGCGAATTAGACGCTTTAACGGTTTCCCTGGAAGATAAGATTATATTCTCTGCCATTAAAGGAATTGTGCCAGAGAGCAGCCTTATAGTAGGCGAACATTTTGAAGAATTTCATCACGTTCCCGCCGATAATATTGGAGTAATTACAGGTCCTTGTCACGCCGAAGAAGTAGCCCTGGAAAGACTTTCTTATCTCACTATTGCTTGTACTGACGAGGAAAAAGCAAAAATTGTAGCTAAAAACCTGGATAGTGAATACATTAAATGCAAAATAAGCGATGATGTTACCGGTACCGAATATGCCGCAATGCTGAAGAATATTTACGCCATTGCTGCCGGAATTGCCCACGGATTGGGTTATGGAGACAACTTCCAGAGTGTGTTAATGAGCAATGCCATTAAAGAAATGAAACGCTTTATTAAGAAAGTACATAGTATGAAGCGTAACATAAACGATTCTGCTTACCTGGGAGACCTTTTAGTAACAGGATACTCTGTATTTAGCCGAAACCGTATGTTCGGAAATATGATTGGAAAAGGCTACACCGTAAAAAGTGCACAAATGGAAATGAGTATGATTGCAGAAGGCTATTATGCTACCGAAAGTGCATATAAAATAAACAAAGATAAAGGTGCAAAAACGCCTATTATAAACGCTGTCTACGGAATTCTTTACGAAGGAAAAAATCCTAAAAAAGTGATCAAAAAACTAGCAGAAAAACTGACATAA
- the pheS gene encoding phenylalanine--tRNA ligase subunit alpha, producing MIDKIKQHIGEVEAFKTESAKEVEAFRIKYLGKKGILNDFFASFKEVPNEQKKEFGQAVNSLKKASEAKVAQLKEMLESKQEESGVYGDLSRPGEPVEIGARHPISIVKNQIIEIFSNIGFNVSEGPEMEDDWHNFTALNLPEYHPARDMQDTFFIQTDPDILLRTHTSSVQVRYMENNKPPIRTISPGRVFRNEAISGRSHCIFHQVEGLYIDKNVSFADLKQTLLYFTEQLFGKSKIRLRPSYFPFTEPSAEVDIYWGLETETDYRITKGTGWLEIMGCGMVDPNVLRNCNIDPKEYSGFAFGMGIERIAMLLYQIGDIRMFYENDLRFLEQFKSSF from the coding sequence ATGATAGATAAAATAAAGCAACATATTGGTGAAGTAGAAGCTTTTAAAACCGAATCGGCGAAAGAAGTAGAAGCTTTCAGAATAAAATATCTTGGTAAAAAAGGAATTTTAAACGATTTCTTCGCTTCATTTAAAGAAGTGCCTAACGAGCAAAAAAAGGAATTTGGCCAGGCAGTGAATTCCCTTAAAAAAGCTTCTGAGGCTAAAGTTGCACAGCTTAAAGAAATGCTGGAAAGCAAACAGGAAGAAAGCGGAGTTTACGGCGACCTTTCCAGACCGGGAGAACCTGTAGAGATTGGTGCGAGACATCCTATTTCTATTGTAAAAAACCAGATTATTGAGATCTTTTCAAACATTGGTTTTAATGTTTCTGAAGGGCCCGAAATGGAAGACGACTGGCATAATTTTACAGCACTAAACCTTCCGGAATATCACCCGGCTCGTGATATGCAGGATACTTTTTTTATTCAAACAGATCCAGATATATTATTGCGTACGCACACTTCTTCGGTGCAGGTGCGTTATATGGAAAATAACAAACCCCCAATTAGAACAATTTCTCCTGGAAGAGTTTTTAGAAACGAGGCAATTTCAGGACGTTCCCATTGTATTTTTCACCAGGTAGAAGGACTTTATATTGATAAAAATGTAAGCTTTGCCGATCTTAAGCAAACTTTGCTTTATTTTACAGAACAATTATTCGGAAAATCAAAGATTAGGTTAAGGCCTTCTTATTTTCCGTTTACCGAGCCAAGTGCCGAGGTAGATATTTACTGGGGCCTTGAAACCGAAACCGATTATAGAATTACCAAGGGAACCGGTTGGCTTGAAATTATGGGCTGCGGGATGGTAGATCCCAATGTGCTTAGAAATTGTAATATAGATCCTAAAGAATATTCGGGATTTGCTTTTGGAATGGGAATAGAACGCATCGCGATGTTGCTTTATCAAATAGGCGATATAAGAATGTTCTATGAAAACGACCTAAGATTCCTTGAGCAGTTTAAATCGTCGTTTTAA